Within the Candidatus Dormiibacterota bacterium genome, the region GGGAAAATGGCCTCGTAGCAGATGAACGTCGCCGCGCGCCCGACACCGGTCGGAAGGGGTGCCGCGACCGTCCCGGGCGCGAAGTCCGAGATCGTTCCCTGCGCCAGCCTGTCGACGAAGAACAGCAGACGGTGCAGCGGGACGTACTCCCCGAACGGCACCAGGTGGATCTTGTCGTACGATCCGCCCAGAGACCCGTCCGGTTCGACCGCGAACGCGCTGTTGAAGACACGCAGGTCGCCGTCCACGACTTTATAGTCCACGCTTCCCAGGATCAGGGTCGCACCGGAGGCGCGCGCAAGGTCCCGGACCACGGAGAGGTACGCCTCGTCCGTTTCGACGCCGGGTCCCGCAGCCCCGGCCGGCGCCGGCCGGCGGAAGGAATAGGGACTCGACGATTCCGGCCAGACGATAAGACGCGCCCCCCCCGCCCCGGCCTCCCGTGTCAGGCGGACCAGGTCCGACAGGATCCGGGCTCCGCTGCCCGGGCTCCACTTGCGATCCTGGGGGACGTTCCCCTGGACCGCGGCCACCGGGATCGACTCGCCGCCGGGCCGGCGCTCGCCGGCGCGAATCGTCAGGACGCCGTACGCGTGCGCCAGCGCCACCAGGAGGAGGAGAGCGGCGCCGCAGATGAGAGGGCGCGGCCTGGCCGGTCGAAGGACCAGCAGAACGATGCCGGCGTTCGCGGCCACGACGACGAACGACACGGCGCAGATCCCTCCCCAGGCCGCCGTCTGGAGGAGAGGGATGTCGCGATACTGGGAGTATCCGATGAGGCCCCAGGGAAACCCGGTCAGGAGGCGCCCCCGGACGATCTCGAGCGCCACCCACCCGACCGGCGCCAGGACCAGAGCCGGCTCGCCGAAGCGCCGCCAGGATGCCGCCTGCAGGAGGGCGAAGACCGCGACGTACGTCGCGAGATAGAACACCAGGAGCAGGAAGATCGGCCAGGCTAGCACACCGGACATCCCTCCGTAGGTGACCATGACGCCCGGGATCCAGGACAGGAGAGACGTAAAGAAGACCGCGCCGCAGGCGTAGCCGCGGAACAGGGCGGTGACGGGCGGGACATCCTGGAGGGACAGCAGGAACGGCACCAGGGCGACGAACGCCACGGCGCACAGGTCGGCACGCGGGAACGCCAGGGCGAGAAGGGCCCCGGACACGCCCGCCCACACTCCTCCCCGCCTCAGGGTGGACCTATCCTTCATGAAGCAGGAGGCGGAGCGGCTCCCTGACGTCCACCAATCCGGATGCGGCCCTGGCGAACCCGGCCAGTGAGAGCGTGTTCAGTCCCCGCGCGGCGCGGTCGTCCCTGATCTCGCGGGCGGGACGACGGGGCTGGAACGGATCCTCGGGCGGCCGGCAGGAGAGGAACTCGCACACCGGCTGCCACAGGAGGAGTCCCGAGCCGCGACAGGAGGGGCAGCCTTCCGAGACCGCGTACGATCCTGCGGGCGGGCGCTGGTGTCGCGCGGCCGCCGGGAGGAACTCGAACGGATCGACCGGTCGCCGGCAGGACGGGCAGAGCGACTCCATGAATCGGGCCGCCAGGATACCGACGAGGGGCTCGCGCAGGAGCGTCCCTGTTCCGGCCCGTCCGAGCGATTCCACCGCGGCGCACGCATCCAGGGCCGGGGTGAACGTGGCGATCACGACGCGCCGGGTCGCCTGATCGCGCGCCACCATCGCCCGGCCGGAGCGTTCGAGGCCGGGCAGGACCAGGACATCCGGGCCGTCGACGGTCGCCCGGTCCAGGAGCGCCTCGAACGGGATCTCCTCCTCGTCCCGGGCGGAGGACGGTGCCTCGACCGGATGCAGGGCCGCCATGGCGCCCGCGGCGACGCGCCGGGGACAGCGCTCCCCGAGCAGTCCGAGCACCGTGGCCACACCGGAGCCCGTCTCCGCCTCGTCCGAGCCGGTCACGATCAACAGCCCGCGTCCCGCCTCGGCCAGGCGATCGACGGCGCGTGGCAGGCCCGGAATCTCGGCCTCGATCTGCCCGCGCGACAGCGGGGCGATCCGCTCCTCGCGCAGGTCGAGCGTCAGGCTGTCGCCGTCCAGACCCGGGAGCGCCGCGACGGACGCGACGAGTCGTCTGTGGTCCGCAAGAAGAATGAACCTTCCCTCGCGCGGCACGACCCGGCCGCGCGCCGCGATTCCCGAGATTCCCTCCAGGAGGCGCGCCAGGCCCGCGTAGGCGCCGCGCGGCTCCAGAAGAGTCTGATCGTCCAGCCGTCGCCCGCTGAGGGTGACGTGCATCGCGTCCCGCTTCGGCTCGATCCGGATACGGCGCGCGCCGCTCCGGATTCCCGCCGCGGCCAGGGAGCGCAGCCGGTCCACCGCCGGCGCATCGCAGCGCAGGGCTCCCGGCAGCGCCGGCAGGATGCGCCGGTGACGGTCCGAGAGGACGAAGACATGGTCGGCCCCCGGCCGGTAGAGCACGCCCGCGTCGACCTCCGAGGGATAGAAACGGGCCAGGACGTCGGTGACAAGAGAGGGAGGGCAGATCAGCGGCTCGACGCGCAACCCGGTCAGCTCCTCGACGGCGGGGACGAGGGCGGGGGTGTCGCCGGTCGTCAGACCCAGCGCCAGGACTCCGTCGGCGACGCTCACCGGGACCATGCTGTAGAAATGCGCCAGTCGGGCGGGGATGAGATCGACCGCGGGGGAGGTGCGCAGCGTCTCGGCCATGTCGGGCGACAGCCTCTCGAAATTCTCCTTCAGGAACAGGTGCATCGCCGCGGGCGTCGCCAGGCCGAGCTTGAGCAGATTGTATCCCAGCCGACCGCCACGCAATCGCTGCTCCTCGAGGCCGGTCCCCACCGCCTGCCGCGTCGCGATCCCCGCCTCCACGAGAAGATCTCCGAGCAGCCTGCGGTCGTCCGCGGGCGGGCGCCTCACGTTCATCTCACTCCTCCTCCTGCAGGATCCACGGGCTCAGATGGAGCTTTTGACGCACGACCCGGACCGCCGCCTCCGCCTCCGCCCGCGTCCGGTAGCGCCCCACGCGGACGCGGTACACCGGACGGACGGTCGCCCGATCGTTGGACACGGTCGCGGGAAAGCCGCGCGCCGCCAGACGATCGCGGATCCGCCGCGCCGCGGCCGCATCGCGGGTGGCAAGCGCCTGGACCACGAACGCCCCCCCGCCGGCAGGCGAGGTCTCGGAGGTCCGTCCAGGCGCTTCATCCTGCGCCTGGCGCACCGGAGGCCCCCCGCCGGGAGTGCGCGCGTCTCCCAGCGTGTGGTAGAACGTCAGGTCGGGCGGGGTGGTCGACATCTCGTCGGCGTGGCGCGCGGTCGAGGAGGCGCCGCCAGGCGGGGCCTCGTCGCTTCCCACGGGCGGCTTGGCGGTCCGGCCCGCGAGGCGGGACAGCCCGCCGAGGACCGCCGCCAGCACGATCACTTGCAGGAGGAGTCGCCGCAGGGAGGGCGGCCGGCTCAACGCTTCCCGCCCATCGCCTGCAGCGTCTCTTCGTCGGCCTCCGAAACACCGATGGAGTTCTTGCCCGAAAGCTTGACCTTCTGCATCGCCTTGTCCGCGCACTTGATCAGCCCCAGGCTGGTGCGGGCGTGGTCGGGATAGGAGGCGACGCCGAAGGAGGCCGTCAACAGCATCCCCGGCGTGTCGTCCACGAGGAACGAGCGGCTGGCGAGCGACACGCGCAGGCGCTCGGAGAGCTCGCAGGCTCCCCTCAGCTCGGTCTCGGGCAGCACCACGCAGAATTCGTCGCCGCCATAGCGGAACAGCTTGTCGCTGCCGCGGATCTCCCTCACCAGCCGGCGCGACACTTCCCGCAGCGCCTTGCTCCCCATGGCGTGGCCGTAGCGGTTGTTGATTTCCTTCAGGTTGTCCATGTCCAGAAAAATGAGCGACAGCGAGGTGCGGTAGCGGTGCGCGCGGTACACCTCCTCGCTCAGGAACCGATCGAAGTAACGCCGGTTGTACGACTCGGTCTGGTCATCCTTGATGATGAGCTCCTTGTAGCGCTCGACCAGCAGGGCGTTCAGGAGCGCCGGAACGAGCTCCGGGACGAGACGGCCGATCCGGTCGAGGTCGGCGGGCGCGAAACCCTCCCCCTCGCGCGCCAGCAGCAGCATGCCGAGCAGAGTCCCCGCTCCGGGAAGCGGGACCGTCAGGACCTGCTCCACGGCGACCCGGCGCAAGGCCTCCGGTGCGCGGGTCACGGCCGGCATGAACGACGCGGCGTTCCGGTCCGGGCCCCGCAGCTCCACGAGATCGAGCGTCACCAGCCCCTTGCGCCGGGGATCTTCCGGAGGGATGTGAGAGGCCTTCAGATGAAACGTGTCCTGCTCGCCGTCGTAAAGATAAAGGAAGGAGGCCGTGGCCCGTCCCAGATCCATGCCGGCCCGCACCATCGCGTCGGCGACCGCCTGCAGATCCAGCTGGCGGGACGCGCCGAGGGCGGCGCGGGCGATGGTCAGTTCGTCTGCGGGCCTGTCCGTGCTCACGGGGCCGCCCCCCGAGGCGACCGGACGCGCCTCACGCGATCTTCTTTTTCAGCGCGTCCAGGATGTCGATCGGGACCGGAAAGATGATCGTCGAGTTCTTCTCGGTGGCAATCTCGGTCAGGGTCTGCAGGTAGCGCAGCTGCAGGGTCGTGGGGTTGGCGGAGATCACCTCCGCCGCCTTGGCGAGCTGCGCCGAGGCCTGGAACTCCCCTTCGGCATGGATGATCTTGGCGCGCTTCTCGCGCTCCGCCTCGGCCTGCTTCGCGATGGCCCGCTGCATCTCGGCCGGCAGATCGACGTGCTTCACCTCCACCGCCGACACCTTGACGCCCCAGGGATCGGTGTGGCGATCCAGGATCTGCTGCAGCTCGGCGTTCAGCCTCTCTCTCTTGCTCAGCAGGTCGTCGAGCTCCACCTGCCCCAAAACGGCCCGCAGCGTCGTCTGGGCCAGCTGCGAGGTGGCGTAGTGGAACTGCTCGACGTCGACCACCGCCTTCTTCGGATCCATGACGCGGTAGTAGACGACCGCGTTCACCTTGACCGAGACGTTGTCCCGGGTGATCACGTCCTGCGGCGGCACGTCGTGCACGACCGTGCGCAGCGATACACGCACCATGCGGTCGATCGGGAACACAACAAGGATCGGCCCCGGCCCCTTCGCCTTGTCATGCAGGTACCCCAGGCGGAACACGACGGCGCGCTCGTACTCGTTGAGGATCTTGATACTGGAGATGATCCAGAAGGCCAGTATCGCGACGAAGATCAGTACTCCCGGCCCCAACCCCACTGCACCGTTCATGGAACCTCCCCCGCGACCCGCCGCGGCGTCAGGATGACTCCTCCACGTCCAGCACCAGATCACGCACGCGCGTCACCCTGACATTCGCCCCTTTCTGGATGGGTCGGGCCGCCCGGGCGTTCCAGTACTCCCCATGCACGAACACGCGTCCCTCCGATCCCACGTCGGTCAGCGCCGTCCCCCGCTCCCCCACCAGTCCGGCCGAGCCTGTCGTCACCTTGAGACGCGACACGCGGACGATCAGGGTGGTGAGGATCGCCATGATGAGCGCCGCCGATCCGGCGATCGAGACGATCGTCCAGCGCGCGACTGCCACCTCCGGCATTCCCGGCTCGTTCTTGAACAGCATCAGCGCGCCGAGGACCAGGCAGGCCACTCCGCCGACCGTCAGGGTGCCATAACTCGGCACTTTCAGTTCCAGCAAAAACATGACGATCCCCGCCACCACCAGCGCGACCCCGATCCAGTTCATCGGAAGGATCTGCGCCGCCAGGGCGAACAGGATCAGGCAGATCGCGCCGATCACACCCGGGGCGATCATCCCCGGGTGGGTGAACTCGATGTAGAGCCCGACGATCCCGCCGAACAGGAGGAAGATGGCCAGGGTCGGGTCGGCGAGCACTCCGAGAAGCCGCTCGCGGGTGGACATGTCCAGAGGCACGATGCGCACGCGTGACAGGCGCAGCGTCTGCGTCGTGCCGTCGAAGCGGCGGATGCTCTTGCCGTCCAGGAGGGACAGGATCTCGTTCTCGTCCCTGCAGACGTAATCGATGAGATGGAGCTTGAGCGCCTCGCGCTCGGTGAACGAGCTGCTCTTGCGCACGACCTCTTCGGCCAGTTTCTCGTTGCGCCCGCGGTTCGAGGCGAGGCTCCGCGCGTAGGCCGCGAGGTCGTTCTCCGCCTTGGTCATCAGGGTCGGGTCGACAGCGGCCCCGCCGCCGGTCGGGAGGATCGGAAGGAGCACGGGGTGCGCCGCGCCGATGCGGGTCCCGGGGGCCATGACCGCCACGTCCGCCGCGATCGTCAGGAAGAAGCCGCCCGAGGCCGCCTTGCTTCCGTTCACGAAGACGACGACCGGCGCCTTCGAGGAGGTGATGTCGCGCACCATCTCCTCAACCGTAGAGACCAGCCCGCCGGGCGTGTCCAGCTTCAGAATGAAAAGCGCGGCGCCGCCCTCGTTCGCCTTCGCGAGCGCGTCCTTGAGATAGCCCGCGCTGATCGGAAACAGGGCGTCGTTGAGGGTGACGGAATAGACAACGGCCTCCGACGCGGAGGAGGCCGGATGTGGCTCGGACGCAAGCGCGGCGCCCGCCACGAGAAGCACCGCGAGAGCCGCCCCGAGTGCGAAGCCGCGCCGTGTCGTCATGCGTCCCGTGCGCCGAGGAGCCGGCGCAGGCGCTCGACGCCGGCGCGGATCCGATCCAGACCCAGGGCATAGGACAGACGCAGGTACCCGGGTGCGCCGAACGCCTCCCCGGGGACGGTGGCCACGCCGATCTCCGTCATCAGGCGGCGGGCGAAATCGGCGGAGCTGGCGCTGCCGAGCGCCGACATGGCGTCGCGGACGTTCGGGAAGACGTAGAAGCTTCCGGGTGGAAGGGTGCACGCAATGCCGCGGATGCGGTTCAGCGAGCGCACCAGCTCGTCCCGGCGCCGGCGGTACTCCTCGCGCATGGCCTCGATCGAGTCCTGGGGGCCGGTGAGGGCCTCGATCGCGGCCGCCTGGGAGATCGACGATGTGTGCGTGGCGTCGTGCGATTGCACCTTGCGCAGCGCGTCGATGAGAGGACGGGGACCGAGGGCGTAGCCGACGCGCCAGCCGGTCATGGCGTAGGTCTTGGAGAGCGAGTTCACGAGCACCAGCCGCTCGCGCAGCCGGGCCTGCTCCGACGCCAGGGACGCGAACGGGCCGGGCCCGTAATGGAACGTGTCGTAGGTCTCGTCCGAGATCACCCAGGCTCCCGTGCGCTCGGCGAACTTCGCCAGGCGCTCGATCTCCTCCGGCGGGATCACGGCGCCGGACGGGTTGCACGGCGAGTTCACGATGATCGCCTTGAGGTCGGTGTGCGCCTCCAGGTCGCGGGCGCGCGCGACGAACCCGTCGGCCTCGCGCGCCTCCAGGACGACCGGTGTGGCGCCGGCGAGCTTCACCTGCTCGGGGAACGAGACCCAGTACGGAGCGTAGAGGGCCACCCTGTCCCCCTCCTCGAACAGCGACAGGGCGATCAGGAACAGGACATTCTTCCCGCCGCATCCGGTCAGGACCTCGTCCGGCCCCCAGGCCGCTCCATGACGCTCCCTGTAGCGGGCGGCGATCGCGCGGCGCAGATCGAGGACCCCGCCGGTGTCGGTGTAATGGGTGAGGTTGTTCTGGAGCGCCTGGACCGCGGCGCGCTTGATGTTCTCCGGCGTGTCGAAATCGGGCTCCCCCGGCCCGAAGTCGATGACGTCCACGCCCCGCTCCTTCAGGGCCTTGGCCTCCATCATCACGGCCAGCGTCGGCGATACGCTCACGGCGTGGAGCCTGCGCGCCAGACACATCTCCTTCGATGTCATGCCGTCACCGCGAAACGCTTCTTCAGCCGCGCGACGACCTCGGCCGGCACGAGCCCGGTCACGTCCCCTCCGAGGCGCGCCACCTCCTTCACCAGCCTGCTGCTGACATAGGAGTAGGCCTCGGACGGCATCATGAACACCGTCTGGATGCCGGGCTCCAGACGCTGGTTCATCAGGGTCATCTGGAACTCGTACTCGAAATCCGACAGCGCCCGCAGACCCCGCACGATCACCTGCGCGCCGCGCTTGCGCGCGAAATCGACCAGCAGGCCGTCGAACGACTCGACCTCCACGTTGGACCAGCGGCTCGCCACGGCCTTGAGGATCTCCGCGCGCTCTTCGAGAGGGAACAGCGGGTCCTTGTCCGGATTCCTCAGGATCGCGACGATGATCCGATCGAACATCCGGCCGCCCCGAGTCAGGATGTCGATGTGCCCGTTGGTGATGGGATCGAACGTCCCCGGGTAGACCGCCGTCAGCTTCACCGGCCCGCCTCGGGTCCGGCCGGAGCGCGTCCGCGGGCCCGCATCTCGGCGGCGTGCCGCAGGGCCGCGGGGGTGACCTTTTCTCCGGCGAGCATGCGCGCGATCTCCTGCACCTTGCCCCGGTCGTCCAGCGTCTCGACGTCCACCTCGGCCCGGCCGCGCGCCCGGCGCTTGCGGACCAGGACGTGCCGGTCCGCGTGCGCGGCGATCTGCGGCAGATGCGTGACACAGATGACCTGATGGCTTCGCGCCAGCTCGGAGAGTTTCCGGCCGACCGCTTCCGCCACGGCCCCGCCGATCCCGGAGTCCACTTCGTCGAACACGAGCACGCGGGGCTCCGCCTCTCTCCTCAGGACGACCTCGAGCGCCAGCATGACCCGCGACAACTCCCCCCCGGAGGCGACCGAGGCCAGAGGGGCCAGCGGCTCCCCCGGGTTGGCCGACAGGAGGAATTCCACCACGTCGTATCCCGCCGCGTCAACGGCGACCTCCTCCCCTTCCACCCACAGACCGGAGCCGGGGGACGGACGGGTCCGGAAGTCGACGGAAAAGCGCGCCGGCATCGCCAGCTCGGCGAGCTGGCGCTCCACCTTGGCCTCGAGCGTCTGCGCCGCGGAGCGCCGATCCCGCGACAGCGCCGCGGCGATGCGGAGCGTCTCGGCCCGCAGACCCTCGACCTTCGTCTCCAGCTCCTCGACCGTCTCTCCGCCCCCGACGAGCTGCTCGATCTCGAGCACCGCCTCGTCGCGCAGCCTCAGGAGATCCTCCTCCCGGCCGCCCGGGGCGTGCTTGCGCAGCAGCGACTCGAGCGTCTGGATCCGGTCGTCGATCGACTCCAGACGGTGCGGCTCGAAGTTCAGACGAGCCGGATAGTCGCGCAGCGCGAACGCCGTCTCCTGCAGGTCGGCCCGCGCCGCCTCGGCCCGCTCCAGCGACTCGTGCAGCCCGGGGTCGAAGCGGGCGAGCTCCCGCAGCGATCGGATCGCCTCGGCGAGCCGCGACAGCGCGGCCGCTTCCCCCTCGTACAGCGCCTCGTAGGCGCCGCGCGACTGGCGGAGGATCGTCTCGGAGTTGCGCAGGAGCTCGCGCTCGGCGCGCAGAGCGTCGCGCTCCCCCGATCTGGGAGCGGTCCTCTCAATCTCGTCGATGAGATGGCGCAGGGCGTCCGCCCGTTGCAGGAGCCTCTGCGCCCCCTCGCGCAGCGAGTGCAGGCGGGCCGTGACCCCCGCAAGAGCGTGCGAGGCGCCGTCCATGACGTCGAGGCGGGCGTCGAGACCGGCGTGCCGGTCGAGCAGGTCGCGGTGGTTCGCCGCGTGAAGGAGGGTCTGCTGCTGGTGCTGGCCGTGCAGATCGACCAGGGCGGCCCCCAGCCCCTTCAAGTCGGAAAGGGGCGCGAGCGTGCCCCCCAGGAAGGACCGTCCCTTCCCCTGCGCCAGGATCTCGCGCCGGGTGACGATCGCGTCGCCGTCGAGGGCGTAGCCGCGCTCTTCGAGGAAGAGCCGGGCCGCGCGGTTGGACGAGAGGTCGAACTCGACCTCGACGGAGGCGCGCTCGGCTCCGGCCCGCAGCATCTCGGGGCCGCTTCGTCCCCCCAGGACGAACGCCAAGGCGTCCACCAGGATCGATTTGCCGGCACCCGTCTCTCCCGTCAGCAAGTTGAGCCCGCTCCCCAGATCGAGCGTGAGTTCTCGGACGATGGCCAGGTTGGTGATGTGCAGGCAGCGGAGCATCGAACTCGTCGTGTGGAGGGTGCCGTTGTGCGCGGGTCCGATCAGTCCCGGATGCTATCAGACCGATCAAGGGTTGTCAAGGAAGGGACCGTATGCTAACTTGTGCCGCTCGAATCTGTTGCGCGATCGCGCGCCCTGCTCGGGAGACTCCGGATGCATCTCACCCTTGCCAGCACTCTGGCCGTGACGACCGCCGGCTTCCAGGGAGACATCCTGCGGCTCGTCGTGGATTCGGGCCCCCTGGTCAAGATCGTTCTCCTCGTCCTGGTGGGCTTCTCGGTCCTGTCCTGGTCGGTGATCATCGAGCGCTACCGTTCCCTGAAGCGGGCCGAGGCCGACTCGATACGCTTCCTGCGCGATCTCGCGGGCGAGAAGCGTCTCGCGGACCTGCGCGATCGGAGCAGCCGGTATTCGAAGAGCCCCCTGGTGTCGATCTTCACCGGCGGCTTCAGGGAGCTGACGACCGGGGTGGCGGACGCGGTGGGCAAGTTCCGCGGCAGCCCCTCCATCCCCGACGAGGCGCGCGATCGTGTGCTCGACAGGGTGCGCCGCCGGGTGGAGGAGGCCGCGGCCGCGGAGGCGGAGCGGCTGGACCGGAACCTCGGGCTTCTGGCCACGACCGGGAGCGTCACTCCATTCATCGGCCTGTTCGGGACGGTGTGGGGGATCATGAACGCGTTCCAGGCCATCGGCGTCTCGGGATCCGCCAGCCTGGCGGCGGTCGCCCCGGGGATCTCGGAAGCGCTGGTCACCACGGCCGCCGGACTGTTCGCGGCCATACCGGCAGTCATCGGG harbors:
- the lnt gene encoding apolipoprotein N-acyltransferase, with protein sequence MSGALLALAFPRADLCAVAFVALVPFLLSLQDVPPVTALFRGYACGAVFFTSLLSWIPGVMVTYGGMSGVLAWPIFLLLVFYLATYVAVFALLQAASWRRFGEPALVLAPVGWVALEIVRGRLLTGFPWGLIGYSQYRDIPLLQTAAWGGICAVSFVVVAANAGIVLLVLRPARPRPLICGAALLLLVALAHAYGVLTIRAGERRPGGESIPVAAVQGNVPQDRKWSPGSGARILSDLVRLTREAGAGGARLIVWPESSSPYSFRRPAPAGAAGPGVETDEAYLSVVRDLARASGATLILGSVDYKVVDGDLRVFNSAFAVEPDGSLGGSYDKIHLVPFGEYVPLHRLLFFVDRLAQGTISDFAPGTVAAPLPTGVGRAATFICYEAIFPEVVRRVAGKDAALLVNITNDAWFGTTAAPLQHLAMATVRAAENRRFMVRAANTGISAIIDPYGRILERTPLMESAVLLGTVQTRSDVTPYAACGDLFAWGCAILTLLHGAALRAAFLRRG
- a CDS encoding SPOR domain-containing protein, coding for MSRPPSLRRLLLQVIVLAAVLGGLSRLAGRTAKPPVGSDEAPPGGASSTARHADEMSTTPPDLTFYHTLGDARTPGGGPPVRQAQDEAPGRTSETSPAGGGAFVVQALATRDAAAARRIRDRLAARGFPATVSNDRATVRPVYRVRVGRYRTRAEAEAAVRVVRQKLHLSPWILQEEE
- a CDS encoding GGDEF domain-containing protein encodes the protein MSTDRPADELTIARAALGASRQLDLQAVADAMVRAGMDLGRATASFLYLYDGEQDTFHLKASHIPPEDPRRKGLVTLDLVELRGPDRNAASFMPAVTRAPEALRRVAVEQVLTVPLPGAGTLLGMLLLAREGEGFAPADLDRIGRLVPELVPALLNALLVERYKELIIKDDQTESYNRRYFDRFLSEEVYRAHRYRTSLSLIFLDMDNLKEINNRYGHAMGSKALREVSRRLVREIRGSDKLFRYGGDEFCVVLPETELRGACELSERLRVSLASRSFLVDDTPGMLLTASFGVASYPDHARTSLGLIKCADKAMQKVKLSGKNSIGVSEADEETLQAMGGKR
- a CDS encoding slipin family protein, producing the protein MNGAVGLGPGVLIFVAILAFWIISSIKILNEYERAVVFRLGYLHDKAKGPGPILVVFPIDRMVRVSLRTVVHDVPPQDVITRDNVSVKVNAVVYYRVMDPKKAVVDVEQFHYATSQLAQTTLRAVLGQVELDDLLSKRERLNAELQQILDRHTDPWGVKVSAVEVKHVDLPAEMQRAIAKQAEAEREKRAKIIHAEGEFQASAQLAKAAEVISANPTTLQLRYLQTLTEIATEKNSTIIFPVPIDILDALKKKIA
- a CDS encoding nodulation protein NfeD, coding for MTTRRGFALGAALAVLLVAGAALASEPHPASSASEAVVYSVTLNDALFPISAGYLKDALAKANEGGAALFILKLDTPGGLVSTVEEMVRDITSSKAPVVVFVNGSKAASGGFFLTIAADVAVMAPGTRIGAAHPVLLPILPTGGGAAVDPTLMTKAENDLAAYARSLASNRGRNEKLAEEVVRKSSSFTEREALKLHLIDYVCRDENEILSLLDGKSIRRFDGTTQTLRLSRVRIVPLDMSTRERLLGVLADPTLAIFLLFGGIVGLYIEFTHPGMIAPGVIGAICLILFALAAQILPMNWIGVALVVAGIVMFLLELKVPSYGTLTVGGVACLVLGALMLFKNEPGMPEVAVARWTIVSIAGSAALIMAILTTLIVRVSRLKVTTGSAGLVGERGTALTDVGSEGRVFVHGEYWNARAARPIQKGANVRVTRVRDLVLDVEESS
- a CDS encoding pyridoxal phosphate-dependent aminotransferase, with protein sequence MTSKEMCLARRLHAVSVSPTLAVMMEAKALKERGVDVIDFGPGEPDFDTPENIKRAAVQALQNNLTHYTDTGGVLDLRRAIAARYRERHGAAWGPDEVLTGCGGKNVLFLIALSLFEEGDRVALYAPYWVSFPEQVKLAGATPVVLEAREADGFVARARDLEAHTDLKAIIVNSPCNPSGAVIPPEEIERLAKFAERTGAWVISDETYDTFHYGPGPFASLASEQARLRERLVLVNSLSKTYAMTGWRVGYALGPRPLIDALRKVQSHDATHTSSISQAAAIEALTGPQDSIEAMREEYRRRRDELVRSLNRIRGIACTLPPGSFYVFPNVRDAMSALGSASSADFARRLMTEIGVATVPGEAFGAPGYLRLSYALGLDRIRAGVERLRRLLGARDA
- the coaD gene encoding pantetheine-phosphate adenylyltransferase, translated to MKLTAVYPGTFDPITNGHIDILTRGGRMFDRIIVAILRNPDKDPLFPLEERAEILKAVASRWSNVEVESFDGLLVDFARKRGAQVIVRGLRALSDFEYEFQMTLMNQRLEPGIQTVFMMPSEAYSYVSSRLVKEVARLGGDVTGLVPAEVVARLKKRFAVTA
- the recN gene encoding DNA repair protein RecN, which codes for MLRCLHITNLAIVRELTLDLGSGLNLLTGETGAGKSILVDALAFVLGGRSGPEMLRAGAERASVEVEFDLSSNRAARLFLEERGYALDGDAIVTRREILAQGKGRSFLGGTLAPLSDLKGLGAALVDLHGQHQQQTLLHAANHRDLLDRHAGLDARLDVMDGASHALAGVTARLHSLREGAQRLLQRADALRHLIDEIERTAPRSGERDALRAERELLRNSETILRQSRGAYEALYEGEAAALSRLAEAIRSLRELARFDPGLHESLERAEAARADLQETAFALRDYPARLNFEPHRLESIDDRIQTLESLLRKHAPGGREEDLLRLRDEAVLEIEQLVGGGETVEELETKVEGLRAETLRIAAALSRDRRSAAQTLEAKVERQLAELAMPARFSVDFRTRPSPGSGLWVEGEEVAVDAAGYDVVEFLLSANPGEPLAPLASVASGGELSRVMLALEVVLRREAEPRVLVFDEVDSGIGGAVAEAVGRKLSELARSHQVICVTHLPQIAAHADRHVLVRKRRARGRAEVDVETLDDRGKVQEIARMLAGEKVTPAALRHAAEMRARGRAPAGPEAGR
- a CDS encoding MotA/TolQ/ExbB proton channel family protein, with product MHLTLASTLAVTTAGFQGDILRLVVDSGPLVKIVLLVLVGFSVLSWSVIIERYRSLKRAEADSIRFLRDLAGEKRLADLRDRSSRYSKSPLVSIFTGGFRELTTGVADAVGKFRGSPSIPDEARDRVLDRVRRRVEEAAAAEAERLDRNLGLLATTGSVTPFIGLFGTVWGIMNAFQAIGVSGSASLAAVAPGISEALVTTAAGLFAAIPAVIGYNLLLARVRRLGGRIDRFVLEFVSIAESQIESHRAASAAVEAGKIRL